The Streptococcaceae bacterium ESL0729 genome has a segment encoding these proteins:
- a CDS encoding cation-translocating P-type ATPase, with amino-acid sequence MSEKKFFTQTGDEVLKELDSSSKGLTTEEVNRRLELYGKNELDTGKKESLLTKFLNQFKDLMIIVLIIAAILSVVTSGGEDITDAIIIMAVVIINAAFGVFQENKAEAAIDALKSMSTPNARVRRNGHVEDIESDLLVPGDIVLLEAGDVVPADIRLLDTASMKIEEAALTGESVPVDKDEDILLGDDAGLGDRVNMAYQNANVTYGRGVGVVVATGMYTEVGRIASMLENADETETPLKENLNRLSKVLTYAILVIAAVTFCVGVFLQGHAPLDELMTSVALAVAAIPEGLPAIVTIVLALGTQVLTKKNAIVRKLPAVETLGSTEIIASDKTGTLTLNQMTVEKVYTNGQLRDASDEITADDMTLKVMNFANDTKISQDGKLLGDPTETALIQYGLDNNYDVREALKIEKRVAEIPFDSDRKLMTTIHKETNGKYLVAVKGAPDQLLKRITGKLENGQVTPLTDSDRKNILDLNTKLAKQALRVLMMAYKEVDQIPELESDIVEKDLIFAGLVGMIDPERKEAAEAVKVAKKAGIRPIMITGDHQDTAEAIAKRLGIIDAGDTEDHVLTGAELNEMTDEEFQKVVGQYSVYARVSPEHKVRIVKAWQNEGKVVAMTGDGVNDAPALKTADIGIGMGITGTEVSKGASDMVLADDNFATIIVAVEEGRKVFSNIQKTVQYLLSANTAEVLAIFLATLFGWDVLQPVHLLWINLVTDTFPAIALGVEPTEPGVMDHKPRGRKSSLFSNGVLSSIIYQGLLQAALTLGVYWFGISHPVHLGDEVAIHADALTMAFATLGLIQLVHAFNVKSVYQSIFTVGPFRSKTFNWSILVSFILLAATIVIPGFNDIFHVSHLDGYQWLVVLIGSLSMVVIVEIVKFIQRAMGLDNK; translated from the coding sequence ATGTCAGAGAAAAAGTTTTTTACGCAAACAGGAGATGAAGTCCTAAAGGAGTTAGACTCATCAAGCAAAGGATTGACTACTGAGGAAGTTAATCGCCGTCTTGAACTCTACGGAAAAAATGAGCTTGATACAGGAAAAAAAGAATCTCTTTTAACAAAATTTTTAAATCAATTTAAAGATTTAATGATAATCGTTTTGATTATCGCAGCCATCTTGTCTGTTGTGACAAGTGGCGGAGAAGACATTACTGATGCTATTATTATCATGGCTGTTGTAATTATTAATGCAGCCTTCGGAGTTTTTCAGGAAAATAAGGCTGAGGCTGCAATTGATGCCTTAAAATCAATGAGTACGCCTAATGCACGTGTTCGCCGTAATGGTCATGTAGAGGACATCGAATCAGATTTACTTGTTCCAGGTGACATTGTGCTTCTTGAGGCAGGAGATGTTGTGCCAGCTGATATTCGCTTACTTGATACAGCAAGTATGAAGATTGAAGAAGCTGCCTTAACAGGGGAGTCAGTACCCGTTGATAAGGACGAAGACATTCTTTTAGGTGACGATGCAGGGCTTGGTGACCGAGTTAACATGGCCTACCAAAATGCTAATGTGACCTATGGTCGCGGGGTCGGTGTGGTTGTTGCTACAGGAATGTACACTGAGGTTGGACGTATTGCAAGCATGCTTGAAAATGCTGACGAGACTGAAACTCCGCTTAAAGAAAACTTGAACCGTCTGTCTAAGGTTTTAACCTATGCTATTCTTGTAATTGCAGCTGTTACCTTCTGTGTGGGGGTTTTCCTTCAAGGACATGCACCTCTTGATGAACTTATGACGTCAGTGGCCCTTGCGGTTGCGGCAATTCCAGAAGGACTTCCGGCCATTGTAACCATTGTCCTAGCTCTTGGAACTCAAGTTCTTACTAAGAAAAATGCCATTGTCCGCAAGCTTCCAGCAGTTGAAACCTTGGGTTCAACTGAGATTATCGCAAGTGATAAGACTGGTACCCTAACCCTTAATCAAATGACTGTTGAAAAAGTTTACACTAATGGACAACTAAGAGACGCGTCAGATGAAATTACAGCAGATGATATGACCTTAAAGGTTATGAACTTTGCTAACGATACTAAGATTAGCCAAGATGGTAAATTACTTGGTGACCCAACTGAGACAGCCCTTATTCAGTATGGTCTTGATAATAACTATGATGTTCGTGAAGCCCTAAAAATTGAAAAACGGGTGGCAGAAATTCCATTTGATAGTGACCGTAAACTTATGACTACCATCCACAAGGAAACTAATGGTAAGTATCTAGTTGCAGTCAAGGGAGCACCAGATCAACTCCTAAAACGCATTACTGGAAAGCTTGAAAATGGTCAGGTTACTCCTCTAACAGATAGTGATCGAAAAAATATTTTAGATCTTAATACTAAACTTGCCAAACAGGCCCTTCGTGTTCTTATGATGGCCTACAAGGAAGTTGATCAAATTCCTGAACTTGAGTCAGACATAGTTGAAAAAGATTTAATCTTTGCAGGACTTGTGGGAATGATTGACCCTGAACGTAAGGAAGCAGCAGAAGCTGTTAAGGTTGCTAAGAAAGCTGGTATTCGTCCAATCATGATCACAGGTGACCATCAGGATACAGCTGAAGCTATTGCTAAACGTTTGGGAATTATTGACGCAGGAGATACTGAAGATCATGTGTTAACTGGAGCTGAATTAAATGAGATGACCGATGAAGAATTCCAAAAGGTTGTAGGTCAGTATTCAGTATATGCTAGGGTGTCACCTGAACATAAGGTAAGAATCGTTAAGGCTTGGCAAAATGAAGGCAAGGTTGTTGCCATGACTGGTGACGGGGTTAACGATGCACCAGCCCTTAAAACAGCAGATATCGGTATTGGTATGGGGATTACAGGGACTGAGGTTTCTAAGGGAGCTTCAGACATGGTTCTTGCTGATGATAATTTTGCAACCATTATCGTGGCTGTTGAAGAAGGACGTAAGGTCTTTTCTAACATTCAAAAAACCGTTCAGTACCTTCTTTCAGCTAATACAGCTGAGGTGTTAGCTATTTTCCTAGCTACCCTATTTGGTTGGGATGTTTTACAACCAGTTCACCTGCTTTGGATTAACCTAGTAACTGATACCTTCCCAGCGATTGCTCTAGGTGTTGAGCCTACTGAGCCTGGTGTTATGGACCATAAGCCAAGAGGGCGTAAATCAAGCCTCTTCTCTAATGGTGTTTTATCATCAATTATCTACCAAGGTCTCTTACAGGCTGCTCTAACTCTTGGTGTTTACTGGTTTGGTATCAGTCATCCGGTCCACCTTGGTGATGAGGTAGCCATCCACGCTGATGCCCTAACCATGGCCTTTGCAACCTTGGGTCTAATCCAATTGGTTCATGCCTTTAACGTTAAGTCAGTTTATCAATCAATCTTTACAGTTGGACCTTTTAGGTCAAAAACTTTCAACTGGTCAATCCTTGTATCATTTATCCTTCTGGCAGCAACAATCGTTATTCCAGGATTTAATGATATCTTCCACGTAAGTCACCTGGACGGATACCAATGGTTGGTCGTTCTAATCGGTAGCTTATCAATGGTTGTCATCGTTGAAATTGTCAAATTTATTCAAAGGGCAATGGGACTTGATAACAAGTAA
- a CDS encoding iron ABC transporter permease yields MIIANMKRKIPVIAWVALFLIIIAISVIISVSNGQADISFWDVGRILVNKMSQGAIGDIADLPASSANIIWFIRMPRILLAIFVGLGLALCGAVMQAVVQNPLADPYILGISSGSSLGATFAILIGFGSSSILSQFGLGFGAFLGAMIATLSVLLLSNIGGRMTSVKLILSGSVISSLFGSISNLIVYMAGNSEGIKTIQFWLMGSLASATWSKLGMVVIPVLLVFIFFLTQSRILNVMLLGDEAAITLGISLGKYRRIYMVLTSLVTGLIVANSGMIGFVGLIVPHIVRGLFGSDHKVILAITAVCGALFMVWADLISRILIKGVELPIGIITAMIGAPLFIYIIVKKGYSFGG; encoded by the coding sequence ATGATTATCGCCAATATGAAGCGAAAGATACCGGTAATTGCCTGGGTGGCCTTATTTCTTATAATAATTGCCATATCAGTTATAATATCGGTCAGTAACGGTCAAGCTGATATCTCATTTTGGGATGTTGGTCGAATTTTAGTCAATAAGATGAGCCAGGGAGCAATTGGTGACATAGCAGATTTACCTGCTTCGTCGGCTAATATTATTTGGTTTATTAGGATGCCAAGGATTTTACTGGCAATTTTTGTCGGTCTAGGTCTGGCCCTTTGCGGGGCAGTTATGCAGGCTGTTGTCCAAAATCCCTTAGCAGATCCTTATATCTTAGGGATTTCATCTGGATCATCCTTGGGTGCAACCTTTGCCATATTGATTGGTTTTGGTTCAAGTTCCATCTTATCACAATTTGGGCTTGGTTTTGGTGCCTTCTTGGGGGCCATGATTGCCACCTTGTCCGTTTTGCTCTTGTCAAATATTGGTGGTCGAATGACCAGCGTCAAGCTAATCCTATCAGGTTCTGTAATAAGTAGCCTTTTTGGTTCGATTTCAAATTTAATCGTTTACATGGCGGGTAATTCTGAAGGGATTAAGACCATCCAGTTTTGGCTCATGGGAAGCCTTGCTTCAGCAACCTGGTCTAAGCTTGGAATGGTAGTCATTCCTGTCCTCCTTGTTTTTATCTTTTTTTTAACCCAATCAAGGATTTTAAATGTCATGCTTTTGGGAGATGAGGCAGCAATTACCCTGGGTATATCCCTTGGCAAATACCGTAGAATCTATATGGTTTTAACCTCTCTTGTAACAGGGCTTATCGTTGCAAATTCTGGAATGATTGGCTTTGTTGGGCTGATTGTACCGCATATTGTGCGTGGTCTCTTTGGAAGTGACCACAAGGTAATACTAGCAATTACAGCCGTTTGCGGTGCCCTTTTTATGGTTTGGGCTGATTTGATTTCTCGGATTTTGATTAAAGGTGTTGAGCTTCCGATCGGAATTATCACAGCCATGATTGGTGCACCATTATTCATCTATATTATCGTTAAAAAAGGTTATAGTTTTGGGGGGTAA
- a CDS encoding ABC transporter ATP-binding protein has protein sequence MKLSIQKLDIEIGKNSIVRNVSLEVPDKKTVGLIGANGSGKSTLLRSIYRSIAPKDGAIYLDDIDVLNSPNKKVAKHLGVVGQFNELNFDLTVEQMVLLGRTPHKKMMEADNIYDHQRVQEALLRTNLMNYKDRSYLSLSGGEKQRVILARTIAQEPQVMILDEPTNHLDIRYQLEILTAVKNLNITTFVALHDLELTASYCDYIYAMKKGEIIAQGTPEEVLTEELIEEIYQVKCQIYENPITHKLGFHYSI, from the coding sequence ATGAAATTATCGATTCAAAAACTTGATATAGAAATCGGAAAGAATTCGATTGTCCGTAATGTTTCCTTGGAAGTACCTGATAAGAAAACAGTTGGACTCATCGGAGCTAACGGTTCTGGTAAATCAACCTTATTAAGAAGTATTTACCGAAGCATTGCTCCAAAAGATGGGGCCATCTACCTGGATGATATTGATGTTTTAAATTCACCAAATAAGAAGGTAGCCAAGCATTTGGGCGTGGTTGGTCAGTTTAATGAACTAAATTTTGACCTAACGGTCGAACAGATGGTTTTACTAGGCCGAACACCTCACAAAAAAATGATGGAAGCAGATAATATTTATGACCATCAAAGGGTTCAGGAAGCACTTTTGAGGACTAATTTGATGAATTATAAGGACAGGAGTTATCTGTCTCTATCTGGTGGGGAAAAACAAAGGGTAATACTTGCAAGGACGATAGCTCAGGAACCCCAGGTGATGATACTTGATGAGCCTACCAATCATTTAGACATCAGGTATCAGCTTGAAATTTTAACTGCAGTAAAGAATCTTAACATCACAACATTTGTCGCCCTCCATGATTTGGAACTTACGGCTTCATACTGTGATTACATATACGCCATGAAAAAAGGCGAAATTATTGCCCAAGGAACCCCTGAGGAGGTATTAACTGAAGAGTTAATCGAAGAAATATATCAGGTTAAGTGCCAGATATATGAAAATCCAATCACCCATAAACTGGGCTTTCATTATTCCATCTAA
- a CDS encoding ABC transporter substrate-binding protein: MKKILMTALLGVSVLSLAACGGKSTEKSTAQASDSDKTTYPLTIKNYSKSVGSDSSDPTWPESTQTFTHAPKKVVANTRPMAELLLHLGLEKSIAGVGAVFGEKDESVEASFDKLKNLGNSYIPQEVALSVDPDFVFGRGGLFEKSEWGVGTVESLNEMKIPTYIMETSINGGTFDSIYKDIDNLGKIFDVEASADKFKKEIEDREDALKNTVKDVKETQTFAYIHSNDPAEINGYSLKGDTFATSLFDMLKLKEAYDVPTGTVSIEKIIEANPDVIIIPKWDDTDNAEKMVAGLYTSDKVSSLKAIKNKKVYILNYNYLFGYSYQSLAGFEDFAKVLYPELAK; encoded by the coding sequence ATGAAAAAAATATTGATGACAGCCCTTCTTGGGGTATCAGTTCTAAGCCTTGCAGCTTGCGGCGGGAAAAGTACAGAAAAATCAACAGCACAAGCTAGTGATTCAGATAAGACAACTTATCCTTTGACCATTAAAAACTACAGTAAGAGTGTAGGTAGTGACTCATCAGATCCAACTTGGCCTGAAAGTACCCAAACATTTACCCATGCTCCTAAAAAGGTAGTGGCCAATACTCGTCCTATGGCTGAACTTTTACTTCACCTGGGACTTGAAAAGTCAATTGCAGGTGTTGGAGCCGTTTTTGGTGAGAAAGATGAAAGCGTTGAAGCTTCATTTGACAAGCTTAAAAATCTTGGTAACAGCTATATTCCACAGGAGGTTGCCCTATCAGTTGACCCTGACTTTGTCTTTGGTCGTGGTGGTCTCTTTGAAAAATCTGAATGGGGAGTTGGTACAGTTGAATCCCTAAATGAGATGAAGATTCCTACTTATATCATGGAAACATCTATCAATGGTGGAACATTTGACTCAATCTACAAGGATATTGATAATCTTGGTAAAATTTTTGATGTCGAAGCCAGTGCAGATAAGTTTAAAAAAGAGATTGAAGACCGTGAAGATGCCCTTAAGAACACTGTTAAAGATGTTAAGGAAACTCAAACATTTGCCTACATTCACTCTAATGACCCAGCAGAGATTAATGGCTACTCACTAAAGGGTGATACTTTTGCTACCAGCCTGTTTGATATGTTGAAACTTAAGGAAGCTTACGATGTGCCGACAGGTACTGTAAGTATCGAGAAAATCATCGAAGCCAACCCAGATGTTATCATTATTCCTAAGTGGGATGATACCGACAATGCTGAAAAGATGGTCGCAGGACTTTACACTAGTGATAAGGTATCAAGCCTAAAAGCGATCAAGAATAAAAAAGTCTACATCCTAAACTACAACTACCTATTTGGCTACAGCTACCAATCTCTTGCAGGATTTGAAGACTTTGCCAAGGTTTTATACCCTGAACTTGCTAAATAA
- a CDS encoding NAD(P)/FAD-dependent oxidoreductase, whose protein sequence is MTNEVYDLVIVGGGPAGLYSSFACGMRGIRAKMLEARDSLGGRMTAYQDKLVWDLGGSQGKLASDIANNLLAANQEFEPDISYNQQVKRIKKEATGFSLTSQDGQEYKAKTVILASSLGIIRAKKLAIPADYENLSYPVEEVLNFRDYQDKTVLLYGDPEYLINYANLLGQLAKSLILVSKKEEFPKDVDFSANVTLVKNAEIASFSDEAGLITSVSLSDGQSFPVSNVLVNIGMKREANTIDFANFELETVDHHGHEFIKNEADTSTSVEGLFVVGDLGNYPDKNYMLASCMLEGTNAASKVARYLDASAKPQITVSTHNELFKAKNQEKIAKYFS, encoded by the coding sequence ATGACAAATGAAGTTTATGATCTTGTAATCGTAGGAGGTGGCCCAGCAGGCCTTTACAGTAGCTTTGCCTGTGGTATGCGGGGGATACGTGCAAAAATGCTTGAAGCACGAGACTCTTTAGGTGGACGAATGACAGCATACCAGGACAAGCTTGTGTGGGATTTAGGCGGTAGCCAGGGCAAACTTGCTAGTGATATCGCTAATAACTTACTTGCAGCAAATCAAGAGTTTGAGCCAGATATTAGCTATAACCAGCAGGTTAAAAGGATTAAAAAAGAAGCAACAGGCTTTAGCCTGACTAGTCAAGACGGTCAGGAATATAAGGCAAAAACTGTTATCTTGGCTTCTTCCCTAGGGATTATTAGGGCAAAAAAATTAGCTATTCCAGCTGACTATGAAAACCTATCTTATCCGGTAGAAGAGGTGCTTAATTTCAGGGACTATCAGGATAAAACTGTGCTTCTTTACGGGGACCCTGAGTATTTAATTAACTATGCTAATTTACTTGGTCAGCTTGCAAAATCGCTCATCTTGGTTAGTAAAAAAGAAGAGTTCCCTAAAGATGTGGACTTTTCAGCAAATGTGACCCTTGTAAAAAATGCGGAAATCGCTAGTTTTTCAGATGAAGCTGGCCTAATAACTTCAGTTAGTCTATCAGATGGACAAAGCTTCCCTGTTTCAAATGTCTTAGTAAATATTGGCATGAAACGTGAGGCAAACACCATTGACTTTGCGAACTTCGAGCTTGAGACTGTTGACCACCATGGTCATGAGTTTATCAAGAATGAGGCAGATACAAGTACAAGTGTTGAAGGTTTATTTGTTGTAGGTGATTTGGGGAATTACCCTGATAAAAATTACATGCTAGCCTCTTGCATGTTAGAGGGGACCAATGCAGCATCTAAAGTAGCCCGCTATCTTGACGCTAGTGCTAAACCACAAATTACCGTCTCAACTCATAATGAGCTCTTTAAGGCAAAAAACCAAGAAAAGATTGCCAAATATTTTTCTTGA
- the typA gene encoding translational GTPase TypA — protein MTKLREDIRNVAIIAHVDHGKTTLVDELLKQSDTLDDHFTLQERAMDSNAIEKERGITILAKNTAVSYNGTRINILDTPGHADFGGEVERIMKMVDGVVLVVDAYEGTMPQTRFVLKKALDQKLTPIVVVNKIDKPSARPAEVVDEVLELFIELGADDDQLDFPVIYAAALNGTSSLSDDVADQEETMAPIFDTIIEHIPAPVDNSDEPLQFQVSLLDYNDYVGRIGIGRVFRGTIKVGDNVTLSKLDGTTQNFRVTKLFGFFGLERREIQEAKAGDLIAVSGMADIFVGETVTPTDAVEALPILHIDEPTLQMTFLVNNSPFAGREGKFVTSRKVEERLESELQTDVSLRVDPTDSPDRWTVSGRGELHLSILIENMRREGYELQVSRPEVIVKEIDGVKCEPFERVQIDTPEEYQGSIIQSLSERKGEMLDMQNVGNGQVRLIFLVPARGLIGYSTDFLSMTRGYGIMNHTFDQYMPLIQGEIGGRNRGALVSIDTGKATTYSIMSVEERGTIFVNPGTEVYEGMIIGENSRDNDLTVNITKAKQMTNVRSANKDQTSVIKTPRILTLEESLEFLNDDEYMEVTPESIRLRKQILNKAEREKANKKKKS, from the coding sequence TTGACAAAATTACGTGAAGATATCCGCAACGTTGCGATTATTGCCCACGTTGACCACGGAAAAACTACCCTGGTTGATGAGCTTTTAAAACAGTCAGACACACTTGATGACCACTTTACGCTTCAAGAGCGTGCCATGGACTCAAATGCCATTGAAAAAGAACGCGGGATTACAATCCTTGCTAAAAATACTGCCGTATCATATAACGGTACTCGTATCAACATCCTTGATACACCAGGTCACGCGGACTTCGGTGGAGAAGTTGAACGTATCATGAAAATGGTTGACGGGGTTGTTCTTGTAGTTGATGCCTATGAAGGAACAATGCCACAAACTCGTTTCGTACTTAAGAAAGCACTTGATCAAAAACTAACTCCAATCGTTGTAGTTAACAAGATCGACAAACCATCAGCACGTCCTGCTGAAGTAGTTGACGAAGTTCTTGAACTATTCATCGAGCTAGGTGCAGACGACGACCAACTTGACTTCCCAGTAATCTACGCTGCAGCCCTTAACGGAACATCAAGCCTATCTGATGATGTAGCTGATCAGGAAGAAACAATGGCGCCAATCTTTGATACAATCATCGAACACATTCCAGCACCAGTTGACAACTCTGATGAGCCCCTTCAATTCCAAGTATCACTACTTGACTACAACGACTACGTAGGTCGTATCGGGATTGGACGTGTCTTCCGCGGAACAATCAAGGTTGGGGACAATGTAACCCTTTCTAAGCTTGACGGAACTACACAAAACTTCCGTGTAACTAAACTATTTGGTTTCTTCGGTCTTGAACGTCGTGAAATCCAAGAAGCAAAAGCTGGAGATTTGATTGCTGTATCTGGTATGGCTGACATCTTCGTTGGGGAAACTGTAACTCCAACTGACGCTGTTGAAGCTCTTCCAATCCTTCACATCGATGAGCCAACTCTTCAAATGACCTTCCTAGTTAACAACTCACCATTCGCTGGACGCGAAGGTAAATTTGTAACTTCTCGTAAGGTTGAAGAACGTCTTGAGTCTGAGCTTCAAACAGACGTTTCACTTCGCGTTGACCCAACTGATTCACCAGACCGCTGGACTGTATCAGGACGTGGTGAACTCCACCTTTCAATCCTTATTGAAAACATGCGTCGTGAAGGATACGAACTTCAAGTATCTCGTCCAGAGGTTATCGTAAAAGAAATCGACGGCGTTAAATGCGAACCATTTGAACGTGTTCAAATCGATACTCCTGAAGAATACCAAGGAAGCATCATCCAAAGCCTTTCTGAGCGTAAGGGTGAGATGCTTGACATGCAAAACGTTGGTAACGGACAAGTCCGTCTGATCTTCCTAGTTCCAGCTCGTGGACTTATCGGATACTCAACAGACTTCCTATCAATGACTCGTGGATACGGAATCATGAACCACACATTCGACCAATACATGCCACTTATCCAAGGTGAAATTGGTGGACGTAACCGTGGTGCCCTAGTATCAATCGATACTGGTAAGGCTACAACTTACTCAATCATGTCAGTTGAGGAACGCGGAACAATCTTTGTTAACCCAGGAACTGAAGTTTACGAAGGAATGATCATCGGTGAAAACAGCCGTGACAACGACCTTACAGTAAACATCACAAAAGCTAAACAAATGACAAACGTGCGTTCTGCTAACAAGGACCAAACTTCAGTTATCAAAACTCCACGCATTCTTACTCTTGAGGAATCACTTGAATTCCTTAACGACGATGAATACATGGAAGTAACACCTGAGTCAATCCGCCTTCGTAAGCAAATCCTTAACAAGGCTGAGCGTGAGAAAGCTAACAAAAAGAAAAAAAGCTAA
- the tsaE gene encoding tRNA (adenosine(37)-N6)-threonylcarbamoyltransferase complex ATPase subunit type 1 TsaE, producing the protein MKLNEEAMLAFAEGLAHKLQAGDVIILTGDLGAGKTTFTKGLGRGLGIKQMIKSPTYTIVREYAGRLPLYHMDVYRIGDDPDSIDLDSYLFGDGVSIIEWGNLLEEDLPDEYLEIIFERLDEAREIKLVSHGKKYERFEDLVDGEL; encoded by the coding sequence ATGAAATTAAATGAAGAAGCAATGCTAGCCTTTGCAGAAGGCCTAGCTCATAAATTACAAGCTGGTGACGTTATCATTTTAACAGGTGATTTGGGTGCCGGAAAGACCACATTTACTAAGGGCCTAGGCCGCGGACTTGGGATTAAACAAATGATAAAAAGTCCAACTTATACAATTGTCCGTGAGTATGCTGGACGTCTTCCCCTTTATCACATGGATGTTTACCGTATCGGTGATGATCCAGACTCAATTGACCTTGATTCTTATTTATTTGGAGACGGTGTAAGTATTATCGAGTGGGGAAACTTACTTGAAGAGGATTTACCAGATGAGTACTTGGAAATTATTTTTGAAAGGCTAGACGAGGCAAGAGAGATTAAACTTGTCAGTCACGGTAAAAAATATGAACGATTTGAAGATCTGGTAGATGGTGAATTGTAA
- a CDS encoding LCP family protein has translation MGLAVTLIAAGVYAYTVVHKAEDIMSSTYDDLGLESTGVQFDASKPFSILLMGIDTGGEGREDPWDGRSDSMMVATVNPKTKETTLISLERDMLIDLVDTDGNSTNELHKLNDAYAIDGAKMSIANVQKLLNTDIDSYALINMEGLATLVDAVGGITVNNTLGETISIEETEPDYKATVEPGVQHINGDQALVYARMRHQDPEGDIGRQTRQREVISQVIKKLLSMDSISNYQKILKALSGNIKTNIKIDAGSVSHLLKYKDSLENINTIKLQGVGEMINEISYQVMPADNLLSAQNAVKRSLDEETSDKLDSGIVTFESYYGTYPSLYERPLLTIGQKGKTPVSYYLNLDGTESSETVASSASEEAESSSSN, from the coding sequence ATGGGCCTAGCTGTCACTTTAATAGCCGCAGGTGTGTATGCCTATACGGTAGTACATAAGGCAGAGGATATTATGTCCTCAACTTACGACGACTTAGGACTTGAAAGCACAGGTGTCCAATTTGATGCCTCAAAACCTTTTAGTATCCTTTTAATGGGTATTGATACTGGAGGAGAGGGCCGTGAGGACCCTTGGGACGGTCGAAGCGACTCAATGATGGTTGCAACGGTTAACCCTAAAACCAAGGAGACAACCCTAATAAGCCTTGAGCGAGACATGCTGATTGACCTTGTTGATACAGATGGGAATTCAACCAACGAGCTTCATAAACTTAATGATGCCTATGCCATTGATGGGGCCAAAATGAGTATCGCTAACGTTCAAAAACTTTTGAATACTGATATCGACTCTTATGCTCTGATCAATATGGAGGGTCTGGCAACTCTTGTCGATGCTGTAGGTGGTATTACCGTCAACAATACCTTGGGTGAGACAATCTCGATTGAGGAAACAGAGCCTGATTATAAGGCGACAGTTGAGCCAGGAGTTCAGCACATTAACGGAGACCAAGCCCTGGTTTATGCACGGATGCGCCACCAGGACCCAGAAGGCGACATTGGCCGTCAAACTAGGCAGCGTGAGGTTATCAGCCAGGTTATTAAAAAGCTTCTAAGTATGGATAGTATCTCCAACTACCAGAAGATTCTTAAGGCCTTGAGTGGTAATATTAAAACAAATATTAAGATTGACGCAGGATCAGTCTCTCATCTCTTAAAATATAAGGATTCCCTAGAAAATATTAATACCATTAAGCTTCAGGGTGTTGGTGAAATGATTAATGAAATTTCTTATCAGGTGATGCCAGCAGATAATTTACTTAGTGCCCAAAATGCGGTTAAGCGTTCCCTTGATGAAGAAACAAGTGACAAGCTTGATTCAGGTATTGTGACCTTCGAATCATACTATGGTACCTATCCTAGCCTTTATGAGCGTCCCCTTTTAACCATTGGTCAAAAGGGTAAGACACCAGTTTCTTACTATTTGAACTTAGACGGGACTGAATCAAGTGAGACAGTAGCAAGCTCTGCTTCTGAGGAAGCTGAAAGCTCAAGCTCAAATTGA
- a CDS encoding GNAT family N-acetyltransferase codes for MKLMTDHLLLRPWSLEDVEGLYKYAQSPEIGSMAGWPRHESLADSKWCLENILMTDLSYALTLKEDSSQVIGAIALKVNEDLGAEDLELGYWLGRPFWGQGLIPEAVEELNRYAFTNNLAQTIWCQTYAHNLNSKRVQEKTGFIYEKTVKDVFSQFLNKTVDLDFSRLDKASWFENLAQIKS; via the coding sequence ATGAAATTAATGACAGATCACTTGCTTCTTAGACCCTGGTCTCTTGAGGATGTAGAGGGCCTATACAAGTATGCACAGAGTCCAGAGATTGGTTCTATGGCTGGATGGCCAAGGCATGAAAGTCTTGCTGACAGTAAATGGTGCCTGGAAAATATTCTAATGACTGATTTGAGCTATGCCTTAACCTTGAAGGAAGATTCGTCTCAAGTCATAGGAGCCATTGCCCTTAAGGTCAATGAAGATTTAGGTGCAGAGGATTTGGAACTTGGTTACTGGTTGGGTAGGCCTTTTTGGGGTCAAGGTTTGATACCTGAAGCAGTTGAGGAGCTGAATAGATATGCTTTTACCAATAATCTAGCCCAGACCATATGGTGTCAGACCTATGCCCATAATTTGAATTCAAAGAGGGTACAGGAAAAAACAGGATTTATTTATGAAAAAACAGTCAAAGATGTTTTTTCTCAGTTTTTAAATAAAACTGTGGATTTAGATTTTAGCCGCTTGGATAAGGCTTCTTGGTTTGAAAATTTAGCCCAAATAAAAAGTTAA